In one Leptospira yasudae genomic region, the following are encoded:
- a CDS encoding MaoC family dehydratase, which produces MYQKGKSYEEIEIGDKASFSKTITETDIYLFAGISGDFNPLHVDEEYAKTTIFGTRIAHGGLAASLLAPVLGMKLPGLGTVALETVTKFRKPVYPGDTVTCTVEVKNKIAKMKMVEMKILWTNQKGDTIGKGECKVLPPGSNS; this is translated from the coding sequence ATGTATCAAAAAGGGAAATCCTACGAAGAAATTGAAATCGGAGATAAGGCGAGTTTTTCGAAAACCATCACGGAAACGGACATCTATCTTTTTGCGGGAATCAGCGGTGACTTCAACCCGTTGCATGTAGACGAGGAATATGCAAAGACGACGATTTTCGGGACGAGGATCGCGCACGGCGGACTTGCTGCGTCTTTGTTGGCGCCCGTTCTGGGAATGAAACTTCCCGGTCTCGGAACCGTGGCTTTGGAAACGGTTACTAAGTTTCGGAAACCGGTTTATCCGGGAGACACGGTGACTTGCACCGTCGAAGTCAAAAATAAGATCGCGAAGATGAAAATGGTCGAGATGAAAATTCTTTGGACCAATCAAAAAGGCGACACGATCGGCAAGGGAGAATGTAAGGTTCTTCCGCCCGGTTCCAATTCTTAA
- a CDS encoding thiolase C-terminal domain-containing protein has translation MNPVLLGVSDSVAADFPEEYKEWSGERKVLEHYKKSISDLLEFLEMKPETLRDNLTDFVSIEPASLGKSGYGHSVRIANELGYTGFRSHLIDLGGASVTGAIGQARTILQSDSEAVVLIAGADIPKSAFRQVSDMKRLNETVCHPVYELNYGATLIAMYGLLMKRMMFENDITQADLEAITKKFRSNAITNPRAHVYQQEITEKQLSRTIADPYPAPMIAIVTDHGFATLLMSEKKAKKLQSQGKIKKEIDPMYLIGAGHAAHAEYFMLKGDFATPAGRAGDIAFASAGIAREDIDYAWIYDCFTGMVILQSSEYFGITKKEAVEHLKNGELKFSNGKKIKINEMGGILNYQAAMSMSAATGLIDVAAHYGLYSRFVPNVQVTRPEKSLVGGNGGVDSINSVAIFSSTASKLKPKKVKPRRLTLNQNGAKNNETGIVYSSTTVNMNPGSFTKAPYSLALVKMKAGRYVMVNVFDSKGELLKTDQNLQIDRSKLKIVNENGFLKGILS, from the coding sequence ATGAACCCCGTATTATTAGGCGTGAGCGATTCGGTTGCGGCCGATTTTCCGGAAGAATATAAAGAATGGTCCGGTGAAAGAAAAGTATTAGAACATTATAAAAAATCAATATCCGATCTGCTTGAGTTTTTGGAGATGAAACCGGAAACTTTAAGGGATAATCTTACCGACTTCGTGAGCATCGAACCAGCTTCGTTGGGTAAGTCCGGTTATGGGCACAGTGTACGAATCGCGAACGAACTCGGATATACCGGCTTTCGTTCCCATCTGATCGATTTGGGGGGTGCGAGCGTGACCGGAGCGATCGGACAAGCTAGAACCATTCTTCAATCCGACAGCGAGGCGGTCGTCTTGATCGCAGGAGCGGATATTCCCAAGTCCGCATTCAGACAGGTTTCCGATATGAAACGATTGAACGAAACCGTTTGTCATCCTGTCTACGAACTCAACTACGGTGCGACCTTGATCGCAATGTACGGCCTTTTGATGAAACGGATGATGTTTGAAAACGACATCACACAAGCCGATCTGGAAGCGATCACGAAAAAGTTCAGATCCAACGCGATTACGAATCCGAGAGCGCACGTATATCAACAAGAGATAACGGAAAAACAACTTTCTCGAACGATCGCTGATCCGTATCCTGCGCCGATGATCGCAATCGTTACCGATCACGGGTTTGCGACTCTTCTCATGTCCGAAAAAAAAGCGAAGAAACTGCAATCGCAGGGAAAAATTAAAAAGGAAATCGATCCGATGTATTTGATCGGAGCTGGACACGCGGCCCATGCGGAATACTTTATGCTCAAGGGTGACTTTGCAACTCCGGCGGGAAGAGCGGGCGACATTGCGTTCGCGTCCGCGGGAATCGCAAGAGAAGACATCGATTACGCGTGGATCTATGATTGTTTTACGGGAATGGTGATTCTTCAGTCGTCCGAGTATTTCGGAATCACCAAAAAGGAAGCGGTCGAACATTTGAAAAACGGAGAGTTGAAATTCTCCAACGGTAAAAAAATTAAGATCAACGAGATGGGAGGAATTCTCAACTACCAAGCGGCAATGTCCATGTCCGCAGCAACGGGTTTGATCGACGTCGCCGCACACTATGGATTGTATTCCCGTTTCGTTCCGAACGTTCAAGTCACTCGTCCCGAAAAATCTTTGGTGGGTGGAAACGGAGGAGTGGACAGCATCAATTCGGTCGCTATCTTTTCTTCGACCGCCTCCAAACTCAAACCGAAGAAAGTGAAACCGAGACGATTGACTCTCAATCAAAACGGTGCAAAGAACAATGAAACCGGAATCGTTTATTCTTCAACAACGGTAAACATGAATCCCGGATCGTTTACAAAGGCGCCGTATTCTTTAGCTCTCGTAAAGATGAAAGCGGGAAGATATGTGATGGTCAATGTTTTCGATTCCAAAGGTGAACTTTTAAAAACGGATCAAAATCTCCAAATCGATCGTTCGAAATTAAAAATCGTGAATGAAAACGGGTTTTTGAAAGGAATTTTATCTTGA
- a CDS encoding suppressor of fused domain protein produces the protein MTHSTEPKVIYQEANPYGTFTAYLEDDGRTVYLYLQGEQNPEFGIKSVWVCNRVEAPEKRSMEDLSSGLAPILLRSEVTETKAHPALDEKDLYFIWTEEGDGVALFYKENLIAFLPPWSGLKDFHGYSLFAKVEALTAYPLGNSEFGIIPDRVRASRDFWEARSKQGAWKGIQEKRLSYLESKFGKHEKYWSADGGKYPQLGIARFQSEKFPGVLIYSTIGMSAQNMPTVELFHKDYEDYARIELVLAVKVGSEGLERSESWVPHLIGELIRFPWNMAKWFGHGHTITMSRKDPEALYLNFTSILFRDTESFRSVANAPDLSDLISENGKPVRFLTLLPLSEEEKEYAQKGGIQSFNEIWNEKEFPWYHDAERQTLI, from the coding sequence ATGACTCATTCTACCGAACCGAAAGTAATCTATCAAGAAGCCAATCCTTATGGAACGTTCACCGCGTATTTGGAAGACGACGGAAGAACCGTTTATCTTTATCTCCAAGGAGAACAGAATCCCGAGTTCGGAATCAAATCCGTATGGGTTTGCAATCGCGTGGAAGCGCCCGAAAAAAGAAGCATGGAAGATCTTTCCAGCGGACTTGCACCGATTCTTCTACGTTCCGAAGTGACCGAAACCAAAGCGCATCCGGCTTTGGATGAAAAGGATTTGTATTTCATCTGGACGGAGGAAGGGGACGGGGTCGCACTTTTCTATAAGGAGAATCTCATCGCGTTTCTACCTCCTTGGTCCGGATTAAAGGATTTCCATGGATATTCTTTATTCGCGAAGGTGGAAGCCTTGACCGCGTATCCTTTGGGAAACTCCGAATTCGGAATCATTCCCGATCGAGTGCGCGCCTCCCGCGATTTTTGGGAAGCTCGTTCCAAACAAGGAGCTTGGAAAGGAATTCAAGAAAAACGTCTTTCATATTTGGAATCCAAGTTCGGAAAACACGAAAAGTATTGGTCCGCCGACGGAGGAAAATATCCTCAACTCGGAATCGCCCGTTTTCAATCGGAAAAGTTTCCCGGCGTTCTTATCTATTCCACCATTGGAATGAGCGCGCAGAATATGCCGACCGTTGAACTCTTTCATAAGGATTATGAAGATTATGCAAGAATCGAACTGGTGCTTGCGGTAAAAGTCGGTTCGGAAGGTTTAGAACGATCCGAATCCTGGGTTCCGCATTTGATCGGAGAATTGATTCGATTTCCTTGGAACATGGCGAAATGGTTCGGTCACGGCCACACGATCACGATGTCGCGAAAGGATCCGGAAGCGTTGTATTTGAACTTCACTTCGATTCTCTTTCGGGATACGGAAAGCTTTCGTTCCGTTGCGAATGCGCCGGATTTATCGGATTTGATTTCAGAAAACGGAAAACCGGTCCGATTTTTAACCTTGCTTCCTCTTTCGGAAGAAGAAAAAGAATACGCGCAGAAGGGCGGAATTCAATCGTTCAACGAAATCTGGAACGAAAAAGAATTTCCTTGGTATCACGACGCGGAAAGACAAACGCTCATCTAA